Within Terriglobales bacterium, the genomic segment TGGCTTCAGCCATGCCGCACAGGGCCATATTGAATTCGGGCTTCAGCCCTGCGGTCGTTCGTATCAGGGCATGGCTTCAGCCATGCCGCACCCCGGCCATATTGGATTCGGGCTTCAGCCCCTGAGGGGCCGCTGTTTCGCCCTTCACTGACAACCGACAACTGTTTCTGCAGAAAGAACTCCTCCTCCGCCTCCCTTGCCGCCCGCTCGTACCCCTCGATGTTCTGCCGCATCGTCCGGCAGACGTCCGCTGCCACCCGCGCCTTCTGCGGATCCATCCCTCCATACAGCAGCCCGCTCAGCAGCTTCGCCATCAGTCGCTGCAGGCCGAGCGCGTCGTCCGGGAAGGGAAGCGCCGCCAGCGGACTCGCCTTCCACTCCGTGTGCGCGCGACACATCGCCCCACCCTCCTCCGCCGGATACCGGCATTGCCGCCCATCCGCCCGCCGCTCCTGGCACATCACACGGCTCACCTGCCCGCGCTCTTCCACCAGTTGCATCAGTCGCGCCTGCCGCAGCCTGCCGTGGCTAAAGCCACATTCAAAGGGCGCGGATACGCAGGGCTAAAGCCCCGCTCTGGCACCGAAAAGAAAAAGGCCCCGCATTTCTGCGGGGCCTCGGTAGAGACGCGGCACGCCGCGTCTCTACGGGTTTAATACATGTCGCCCATGCCGCCGTGACCGCCGGGACCCCCGGAAGCCTTCTTCTCCTCGGGCAGCTCGGCCACCAGAGCTTCGGTGGTGAGCATCAAGGAGGCGATGGAGCCGGCGTTCTGCAGCGCGGTGCGCACGACCTTGGTGGGGTCGAGCACGCCGGCCTTGACCAGGTCTTCCAGGTCGCCGGTGAGCGCGTTGTAGCCGAAGTTCGAGTCCTTGGCTTCGCGGACCTTGCCCAGAACGACCGCGCCCTCTTCGCCGGAGTTGGCCACGATCTGGCGCATGGGCTCCTCGAGCGAGCGGCGGACGATGTTGGCGCCGATCAGCTCATCGCCCTCGAGCTTCAGCTTCTCGATGGCGGAGACGCAGCGCACCAGGGCCACACCGCCGCCGGGGACAATGCCTTCCTCGACTGCGGCGCGGGTGGCGTGCATGGCGTCTTCGACCCGTGCCTTCTTTTCCTTCATCTCGGTTTCCGTAGCCGCGCCGACTTTGATGACGGCGACGCCGCCCACGAGCTTGGCCAGGCGTTCCTGGAGCTTCTCGCGATCGTAGTCCGAGGTGGTCTTCTCGATCTGGGTGCGGATCTCCTTGACCCGGCCTTGAATCTCGGAAGACTTGCCCTTGCCCTCGACCAGGGTGGTGTTGTCCTTGTCGATGGTGACCTTCTTGGCGAAGCCCAGGTCGTCCAGCTGGACATTCTCCAGCTTGATGCCCAGGTCCTCGGTGAGGGCCTTGCCACCGGTGAGGATGGCGATGTCCTGCAGCATGGCCTTGCGGCGGTCGCCGAAGCCCGGAGCCTTGACGGCCACGGCCTGCAGCGTGCCACGCAGCTTGTTGACCACGAGCGTGGCCAGAGCCTCGCCCTCGACGTCCTCCGCCACGATGAGCAGCGGCTTGCCGGACTTCGCAATCTGCTCCAGCAGCGGGAGCAGGTCCTTCATGGACGAGATCTTCTTCTCGTAGATGAGGATGGAGCAGTTCTCCAGCACCGCCTCCATGCGCTCCGGGTCGGTGACGAAGTAGGGAGAGAGGTAGCCGCGGTCGAACTGCATTCCCTCGACCACTTCCAGCTGGGTCTCCATGGTCTTGGATTCCTCGACCGTGATGACGCCGTCCTTGCCCACCTTCTTCATGGCCTCGGCGATGATCTTGCCGATGGTCTCGTCGTTGTTGGCGGAGATGGTGCCCACCTGGGCGATCATGTCGCCGGTGACGGGCTTGGAGAACTTGTCCAGTTCGCCCTTCACCCGGTTGCCGTCCTTGTCGAGCGTGCCGCAGATGGCGGTGACCGCCTTCTCGATGCCGCGCTTGAGCGCCATGGGATTGGCGCCGGCAGCGACCGTCTTCACGCCCTCGCGGAAGATGCACTGGGCGAGCACGGTGGCAGTGGTGGTGCCGTCGCCGGCCACATCACTGGTCTTCGACGCCACTTCGCGCACCATCTGCGCGCCCATGTTCTCGAGCGCGTCCGGGAGTTCGATCTCCTTGGCTACGGTGACGCCGTCCTTGGTGATGGTCGGCGAACCGAACTTCTTTTCGATGACCACGTTGCGGCCCTTGGGGCCGAGGGTGACTTTGACGGCGTCGGCCAGCACGTTGACGCCGCGGAGGATCGCTTGCCGCGATTCCTCTCCGTGAATGATCTGCTTTGCCATGGTGTTTTCTCCTTGTGTGACTGCGATTTGGTTTGCGGCTTGTGGCCGCAAAATTCGGATGCTCGCCTTTCGCGCGTTCCTCGCTCACCCTTCGGGTTTCGCGGCGCGACTCGGCTCGCCCAGGTCCTTCGGCCGCAAAAGCAGCGGCCTCAGGATGACAACAAGAAACTACCTGCGCGATCCGGCGTGCTCCTTGGGTTTGCCGGCGCCGATGAGGATGCCCAGCACCTCTTCCTCGCGCATGATGACCAGCTCTTCGCCGTCAATCTTGATCTCCGTGCCGGCGTACTTGCCGAACAGGATGCGGTCGCCCGCCTTCACGTCCAGGGGCCGGACCTTGCCCTCTTCGCTGATCTTGCCCTTGCCTACGGCGATCACTTCGCCCTCCTGCGGCTTTTCCTTAGCCGAGTCGGGGATGATGATGCCGCCGCGCACCGATTCCTGCTCCTCCACCCGGCGAATCAGGATGCGATCGTGCAGGGGAGTCAACTTGGTAGACATTTAGCACACTCCTTTCAAGGTATAAGGTGTTTGTTTGCTTTATGTTACTAGATACAATCTGGCTGGGGTGGCAGGTTGTTAGCACTGTCACCCATCGAGTGCTAATTATAAGAGCGAGCCCTAGAGCATGTCAAGCGAGCGGGTGACAAGCCGGCCGGACGGCCTTAGAATGGCAGAGGCGCCATGAGAAAAGCACTGCTGAGCCTGATGGTCGTTAGCTTGCTGGCCCCGCTGGCCTGGGCGGGCGATAAGCAGCAAGCCAGTCTGAAATTCGTGGTCCTGAAGGCGCACAACGGCAAGCCGGTGCGCAACGCCAGCGTGGTGCTGCATCTGATGGACAAGAAGGGCAAGCAAGCCAGGGGCGGGTACCAGCTGAAGACCGACGCTGAAGGCAAGGCCAGCTTCGACGGCGCTCCCTATGGGAAGCTGCGCGTCCAGGTGCTGACGCCGGGGTTCCAGACCTTCGGCGAGGACTTCGACATCGACCAGCCGGAGCAGGAGTTCGTCATCAAGCTGAAGAAGCCGCAGGAGCAGGTCACCATCTACAAGTAGCGGCATGGGCGTCCGCCCGGCCGCGGCCCCCCTCAGGAATCCCGCAGCAGATTAATCCCGCAACACGTCAATCCCGCAACACCTTGGGCGCGAAGAGCGCCAGTCCTCCCCAAAAGGCAAAGGCAAAGACGGCGGCGAAGAGCAGGTCCTGGACTACGTCCCAGGGGCCGAAGGAAAAGGGGAACGAGAACTGCTCGCTAAGGCGGTTGTAAAGAAAGCTGCCGACGCGGTACACCAGCGAGGCGGCGATCTAGGCCGCGCTGGCTCCGATCCACAGGCCGAGCCAGGTGGGCTGGATCCAGCGCACCGCCAGGGCCAGGATGAGCAGGAAGAGAAAATTGGCCATCCACAAGTACACGATAAAGAAGGGCGGCGAGTGGGGCCCGCGCAGGATGAGTTGCAGCAGGACTACGCGGTTCACGGTCTGCAGGACGGTGTAGGCGGCTGCGGCCAGGGCCGCGGCGCCGGCGTCGTTGCGGACCCAGAGGAAGCCGGCCACGACGGCCGCGGTGAGCAGCAAGTCGGCGGTGAAAGAGGAAATCCACGCCCAGACGGGGAGCATGCCCTGTTGATGGAGCAGCGGCACGATCAGGAGAAAGCTCAGGTCGGCCAGCACCGAGGCGATCAAGAAGGCCGCTCCGGCGCCCCATTCGATCGCCGGGCCGCTGACGCCGAGCAAGGTCGCGAGGTTCGGGGGGTCGTGGCCGCAGGCCTTGGCGGCGGCGGGGGAGGAGCGGCGGGGGCCGCCGTGACACTGTCAGCGCGACACTGCCAAGGGATAGTCCGCAGCGGGTGCAAGAGCCCGCGCCCGCTGGATTCTCGGGCCACAGTTGGAACAGAACATAGGGACTCCTCGCGCGGGCAGATCCCAAGACCCGGGCGGGAGTTTACAGCAGAGCGCAACTCGCGCCGCAAGATCTTTCCCGACGGATTGCGAGGGATGGAGGCGATGAAGCGGAACTGGCGGGGCTGCTTGTATCCGGTCAGGCGCTCGGCGACGTGGCCGGCCAGCTCGCTCTCCAGAGCGGGGCTCGATTGGCGGCCGTCGCGCAGCACGACGAAGGCGCAGGGAATCTCGCCGGCATCGTCATCGGGGCGGCTGATGACGGCGCAGTCGGCGATGGCGGGATGCTCGAGCAGGACGGCTTCGATCTCCGCCGGGGAGACGGGGAAGCCCTTGTATTTGATCATCTCCTTGCGGCGGTCGACGATGAAGTAGAAGCCCTCGGCGTCGCGCCGGGCGACGTCGCCGGAGAAGTACCAGCCGTCGCGCAGGACTCCGGCGGTGGCGTCGGGCGCTCGCCAGTATCCCTGCATGAACTGCGGGCCGCGCATCACCAACTCGCCAGCCGCGGCTTCGGCGCCGTCGTCGTTGATCAGGCGACATTCGGTGAGGGCGAGCGGGTGACCGATGGAATCCGGCCGGTAGAGCGCTTCCTCGAGAAATCCCATGTGGGTGACGGGGGAAGCCTCGGTCATGCCGTATCCCTGGCGCACGTGGATGCCGGTGAGCGCGGTGAAGCGGCGGGGCAGCTCGGCGGCCAGCGGCGCGGCTCCGGACTTCGCCGCCCGCACCCGGTGGTCGCGAGGGAAGCGGCCCGCCTCCGCCGCCAGGCAGTACTGGTTCATGATGGGAGGGACCAGCGGCAGGAAGGTGACACCCTCCGACGAAATCAGTTGGAGCGAGCGCTCCAAATCGAAGCGCGGCACCAGCACCACCGTCCCGCCGGAGAGCAGCGCCGGATTGAGCACCACGTTCAATCCGTAGATGTGATAGAGCGGCAGGAATCCCATGAGCACTTCGCCGGGGCGGAAGGTGGCGGTCTCGCCTGGCGCCATGAACTGGAAGATGTTGGTGACCAGGTTGGAGTGGGAGAGCATCACGCCCTTGGGCAGTCCGGTGGTGCCGCTGGAGTAGGGAAGCGTGGCCAGGGTGCGTTCGGGGGCGTC encodes:
- a CDS encoding co-chaperone GroES, with product MSTKLTPLHDRILIRRVEEQESVRGGIIIPDSAKEKPQEGEVIAVGKGKISEEGKVRPLDVKAGDRILFGKYAGTEIKIDGEELVIMREEEVLGILIGAGKPKEHAGSRR
- a CDS encoding AMP-binding protein is translated as MRTQLHADPAGLFLHDAILDACRRFAERTAIVDASFDPPRRLTYAEYGDLVERLARGLVATGIQPGEVIAIHLPNSWEFAAAYHAATLAGAIPTPLNPSYREREIRHQLENSGAVLLISSAALIQNVNLGGLPDLRRVYVTRATQSSGAHQDFNDLLRSVTAALPSPTDAPERTLATLPYSSGTTGLPKGVMLSHSNLVTNIFQFMAPGETATFRPGEVLMGFLPLYHIYGLNVVLNPALLSGGTVVLVPRFDLERSLQLISSEGVTFLPLVPPIMNQYCLAAEAGRFPRDHRVRAAKSGAAPLAAELPRRFTALTGIHVRQGYGMTEASPVTHMGFLEEALYRPDSIGHPLALTECRLINDDGAEAAAGELVMRGPQFMQGYWRAPDATAGVLRDGWYFSGDVARRDAEGFYFIVDRRKEMIKYKGFPVSPAEIEAVLLEHPAIADCAVISRPDDDAGEIPCAFVVLRDGRQSSPALESELAGHVAERLTGYKQPRQFRFIASIPRNPSGKILRRELRSAVNSRPGLGICPREESLCSVPTVARESSGRGLLHPLRTIPWQCRADSVTAAPAAPPPPPPRPAATTPRTSRPCSASAARRSNGAPERPS
- the groL gene encoding chaperonin GroEL (60 kDa chaperone family; promotes refolding of misfolded polypeptides especially under stressful conditions; forms two stacked rings of heptamers to form a barrel-shaped 14mer; ends can be capped by GroES; misfolded proteins enter the barrel where they are refolded when GroES binds), encoding MAKQIIHGEESRQAILRGVNVLADAVKVTLGPKGRNVVIEKKFGSPTITKDGVTVAKEIELPDALENMGAQMVREVASKTSDVAGDGTTTATVLAQCIFREGVKTVAAGANPMALKRGIEKAVTAICGTLDKDGNRVKGELDKFSKPVTGDMIAQVGTISANNDETIGKIIAEAMKKVGKDGVITVEESKTMETQLEVVEGMQFDRGYLSPYFVTDPERMEAVLENCSILIYEKKISSMKDLLPLLEQIAKSGKPLLIVAEDVEGEALATLVVNKLRGTLQAVAVKAPGFGDRRKAMLQDIAILTGGKALTEDLGIKLENVQLDDLGFAKKVTIDKDNTTLVEGKGKSSEIQGRVKEIRTQIEKTTSDYDREKLQERLAKLVGGVAVIKVGAATETEMKEKKARVEDAMHATRAAVEEGIVPGGGVALVRCVSAIEKLKLEGDELIGANIVRRSLEEPMRQIVANSGEEGAVVLGKVREAKDSNFGYNALTGDLEDLVKAGVLDPTKVVRTALQNAGSIASLMLTTEALVAELPEEKKASGGPGGHGGMGDMY